A genomic region of Halomonas aestuarii contains the following coding sequences:
- the pdhA gene encoding pyruvate dehydrogenase (acetyl-transferring) E1 component subunit alpha, translating into MTPQDTPDTRPAIGAAGLDDPERARALLWQMVRIRRFEEKCAELYSAGMIRGFLHLYIGEEAIAAGAMPALRDTDSVLATYREHGHALARGVPAGEIMAEMYGKQEGCSRGHGGSMHLFDAGRRFVGGSAIVGGSLPLAVGFALADQLAGRDNVTACFFGDGAVAEGEFHESLNLATLWQLPVLFLCENNRYAMGTALERHQSQVDLAAKAAAYRLPSESVDGMDVVAVSRATEAAVAYVRGGQGPMFLEYRTYRFRAHSMFDPEHYRDKAEVEQWRQRCPVETFARDAVACGLLEASVRDEIEREVAEEIDAAVAFAEAGTWEPVEDLCHDVYAREVRP; encoded by the coding sequence ATGACCCCCCAGGACACCCCCGACACCCGGCCCGCCATCGGCGCCGCCGGCCTGGACGATCCCGAGCGCGCCCGGGCGCTGCTGTGGCAGATGGTGCGCATCCGCCGCTTCGAGGAGAAGTGCGCCGAGCTCTACAGCGCCGGCATGATCCGTGGCTTCCTGCATCTCTACATCGGTGAGGAGGCCATCGCGGCCGGTGCCATGCCCGCCCTGCGCGACACCGACAGCGTGCTGGCCACCTATCGCGAGCACGGCCATGCCCTGGCCCGCGGGGTGCCGGCGGGCGAGATCATGGCCGAGATGTACGGCAAGCAGGAGGGCTGCAGCCGCGGCCATGGTGGCTCCATGCACCTGTTCGACGCCGGCCGTCGCTTCGTCGGCGGCAGCGCCATCGTGGGCGGCTCCCTGCCACTGGCGGTAGGGTTCGCCCTGGCCGACCAGCTGGCCGGTCGCGACAACGTGACCGCCTGCTTCTTCGGCGACGGAGCCGTGGCGGAGGGGGAGTTCCACGAGTCCCTCAACCTCGCGACCCTCTGGCAGCTGCCGGTGCTCTTCCTGTGCGAGAACAACCGCTACGCCATGGGCACCGCGCTGGAGCGCCACCAGTCCCAGGTCGACCTGGCCGCCAAGGCCGCCGCCTACCGCCTGCCGAGCGAGTCGGTGGACGGCATGGACGTGGTGGCGGTGAGCCGGGCCACCGAGGCCGCGGTGGCCTACGTGCGCGGCGGCCAGGGGCCGATGTTCCTGGAGTACCGCACCTACCGCTTCCGCGCCCACTCGATGTTCGACCCCGAGCACTACCGCGACAAGGCGGAGGTCGAGCAGTGGAGGCAGCGCTGTCCCGTCGAGACGTTCGCCCGGGACGCCGTGGCATGCGGGCTGCTCGAGGCCTCGGTGCGCGACGAGATCGAGCGCGAGGTCGCCGAGGAGATCGACGCCGCCGTGGCCTTCGCCGAGGCCGGCACCTGGGAGCCGGTGGAGGACCTCTGCCACGATGTCTATGCCCGGGAGGTGCGCCCATGA
- the acsA gene encoding acetate--CoA ligase: MEILRKSRHEAQAAVLDDYPSTCASFSWEEARGWLDGLPDGGGLNIAHEAVDRHAAGEAGERIAIRWLGKSGTRREIRYRELAELSSRFANVLETLGMARGAGVFLLAGRIPELYLAVLGALKQGAVVTPLFSAFGPEPIATRMTLGEGRVLVTTTSLYRRKVAPIRDRLPSLEHVLVVRDDDFEALPEGTRELAPLLEAAASDYTIPATDPETPALLHFTSGTTGKPKGALHVHQAVVAHHATARFALDLRADDVFWCTADPGWVTGTSYGIIAPLSLGATLVIDEAEFDAERWYQILEREAVSVWYTAPTAVRMMMKGGSARARAGNYPALRFIASVGEPLNPQAVHWGMEAFGLPIHDNWWQTETGGIMIANFASMDIRPGAMGKPLPGIEAAVLRRLPDGGVAPVEHVDDEGELALRVGWPSMFRTYLHEEERYRRCFVGDWYLTGDLARRDHDGYFWFVGRADDMIKSAGHLIGPFEVESALMEHPAVAEVGVIGKPDPVIGEIVKAFVALKPGHEPDEALRRELLGFARKRLGPAVAPKEIDIQPSLPRTRSGKIMRRLLKARELGLPEGDISTLETPR; the protein is encoded by the coding sequence ATGGAGATTCTCCGCAAGAGCCGCCACGAGGCCCAGGCCGCGGTACTGGACGATTACCCGTCGACATGCGCCAGCTTCTCCTGGGAGGAGGCCCGCGGGTGGCTCGACGGCCTGCCCGACGGCGGCGGGCTGAACATCGCCCACGAGGCGGTGGATCGCCATGCCGCCGGCGAGGCGGGGGAGCGCATCGCGATCCGCTGGCTCGGCAAGTCCGGGACCCGACGCGAGATCCGCTATCGCGAGCTGGCCGAACTGAGCAGTCGCTTCGCCAATGTGCTGGAGACCCTTGGCATGGCCCGCGGCGCCGGCGTCTTCCTGCTCGCCGGGCGGATTCCCGAGCTCTACCTCGCGGTGCTCGGGGCGCTCAAGCAGGGGGCCGTGGTCACGCCGCTGTTCTCCGCCTTCGGCCCCGAGCCCATCGCGACCCGGATGACCCTCGGCGAGGGCCGGGTGCTGGTGACCACCACCAGCCTCTACCGTCGCAAGGTGGCCCCGATCCGCGATCGGCTGCCGAGCCTCGAGCACGTCCTGGTGGTCCGCGACGACGACTTCGAGGCGCTGCCCGAGGGCACCCGGGAGCTCGCCCCGCTGCTCGAGGCGGCCGCGTCCGACTACACGATCCCGGCGACCGACCCCGAGACGCCGGCCCTTCTGCACTTCACCAGCGGCACCACCGGCAAGCCAAAGGGGGCGCTGCACGTCCACCAGGCCGTGGTCGCCCACCACGCCACCGCCCGCTTCGCCCTCGACCTGCGCGCCGACGATGTCTTCTGGTGCACGGCCGATCCCGGCTGGGTCACCGGCACCTCCTACGGCATCATCGCCCCGCTCTCCCTCGGCGCCACCCTGGTGATCGACGAGGCGGAGTTCGATGCCGAGCGCTGGTACCAGATCCTGGAGCGCGAGGCCGTCAGCGTCTGGTACACCGCCCCCACCGCCGTGCGGATGATGATGAAGGGGGGCTCGGCGCGTGCCCGCGCCGGCAACTATCCCGCCCTGCGCTTCATCGCCAGCGTCGGCGAGCCGCTCAACCCCCAGGCCGTGCACTGGGGCATGGAGGCCTTCGGGCTGCCGATCCACGACAACTGGTGGCAGACCGAGACGGGCGGGATCATGATCGCCAACTTCGCCAGCATGGACATCCGCCCCGGCGCCATGGGCAAGCCCCTGCCCGGCATCGAGGCCGCGGTGCTGCGCCGCCTGCCCGACGGCGGCGTCGCGCCGGTCGAGCATGTCGACGACGAGGGCGAGCTCGCGCTGCGCGTCGGCTGGCCCTCGATGTTCCGCACCTACCTGCACGAGGAGGAACGCTACCGGCGCTGCTTCGTCGGCGACTGGTACCTGACCGGCGACCTGGCCCGCCGTGACCACGATGGCTACTTCTGGTTCGTGGGCCGGGCCGACGACATGATCAAGTCCGCCGGCCACCTGATCGGTCCCTTCGAGGTGGAATCGGCGCTGATGGAGCACCCGGCGGTAGCCGAGGTCGGGGTGATCGGCAAGCCGGACCCGGTGATCGGCGAGATCGTCAAGGCCTTCGTGGCCCTGAAGCCGGGCCATGAGCCCGACGAGGCCCTGCGCCGCGAACTGCTCGGCTTCGCCCGCAAGCGCCTCGGTCCCGCGGTCGCCCCCAAGGAGATCGACATCCAGCCCTCGCTGCCCAGGACCCGCAGCGGCAAGATCATGCGTCGCCTGCTCAAGGCCAGGGAGCTGGGCCTGCCCGAGGGTGACATCTCGACCCTGGAGACCCCGCGATGA
- a CDS encoding MgtC/SapB family protein: protein MDDVASDFLIAHEPALRLGVALLLGALIGIERGWVAREQESGERIAGIRTHALVGLLGGIAALLSGTVSEWAFPLIFLSLAGTSLVAWRARLTRHHDYSITGLVGLLLTFCFGAVAVAIDLALATAGAVITAVILDNKHEIHGLLNKLQAHELDAGLKLLLISVVMLPLLPDRGVGPGEVLNPYEIWWMVVLIAAISFVGYFAMRVGGAEKGILFTGLFAGLSSSTALTLHFARLSRQSREVEAMLAPGILLACGTMFPRILIYAAVISPGLLPRLLLPITVMGLMLYLPAMLLWYRHRHTLRVDRPTPVQNPLELSTALLFGGLLGLIMLLGEWLRDWLGEAGIYLLAATSGMADVDAITLSLTRMSLERITPSTAVLGIVIAAAVNNLVKSGLATAFGSRRLGKQVALPMVASLAAGLALALLA, encoded by the coding sequence ATGGATGATGTCGCCAGCGACTTTCTCATCGCCCACGAACCCGCCCTTCGCCTGGGCGTGGCGCTGCTGCTGGGTGCCCTGATCGGCATCGAGCGCGGCTGGGTCGCCCGGGAACAGGAGTCCGGGGAGCGCATCGCCGGGATCCGCACCCATGCGCTGGTCGGCCTGCTCGGCGGCATCGCCGCCCTGCTCTCGGGGACGGTCAGCGAGTGGGCCTTCCCGCTCATCTTCCTGTCCCTGGCCGGCACCAGCCTGGTCGCCTGGCGGGCGCGACTGACCCGGCACCATGACTACAGCATCACCGGCCTGGTGGGCCTGCTGCTGACGTTCTGCTTCGGTGCTGTGGCCGTGGCGATCGACCTGGCACTCGCCACCGCCGGTGCGGTGATCACCGCGGTGATCCTCGACAACAAGCACGAGATACACGGCCTGCTGAACAAGCTGCAGGCCCACGAGCTCGATGCCGGCCTCAAGCTGCTGCTGATCAGCGTGGTGATGCTCCCGCTGCTGCCGGATCGCGGCGTCGGCCCCGGCGAGGTGCTCAACCCCTACGAGATCTGGTGGATGGTGGTGCTGATCGCCGCGATCTCCTTCGTCGGCTATTTCGCCATGCGCGTGGGCGGCGCCGAGAAGGGCATCCTCTTCACTGGCCTCTTCGCCGGCCTCTCCTCCTCCACGGCGCTGACCCTGCACTTCGCCCGGCTGTCCCGCCAGAGCCGCGAGGTCGAGGCGATGCTGGCCCCCGGCATCCTGCTGGCCTGCGGCACCATGTTCCCGCGGATCCTGATCTATGCCGCGGTGATCAGCCCGGGACTGCTGCCCCGGTTGCTGCTGCCGATCACGGTGATGGGCCTGATGCTCTACCTGCCCGCGATGCTCCTCTGGTATCGCCATAGACACACCCTCCGGGTCGACCGCCCGACCCCGGTCCAGAACCCCCTGGAGCTGAGCACGGCGCTGCTGTTCGGGGGCCTGCTGGGACTGATCATGCTGCTCGGGGAGTGGCTGCGCGACTGGCTGGGCGAGGCCGGCATCTACCTGTTGGCGGCCACCTCGGGGATGGCCGACGTGGATGCCATCACCCTCTCGCTGACCCGCATGTCGCTGGAGCGGATCACGCCCTCCACCGCGGTGCTGGGGATCGTCATCGCCGCCGCGGTCAACAACCTCGTCAAGTCGGGACTGGCCACGGCCTTCGGCTCCCGGCGGCTCGGCAAGCAGGTCGCCCTGCCGATGGTGGCCTCGCTGGCGGCGGGCCTGGCGCTGGCCTTGCTGGCATGA
- a CDS encoding bifunctional diguanylate cyclase/phosphodiesterase, with translation MKDFPGPTGERHRWTRLQAIGIYLLTLLTLAVFLAWVLLDHHQRALESARGRTGGRADLMAEWVASTFHASEHSLSSLVHLLETPFSSALLARHDNDSALQALLRQHSNQYPLIDGIGIVDLGGRLLASSSSILPPGFDVAGSPYFQAFEQDDDLQEWVSPLYWSALNQDFLMAQARRLEWLGGSPRGLVVMWLNPAIFGQVLEGLDITPSESMALIDTGMRLVARQPDFDPERMARVPGLELREPLTRAFLDSGQASTTLRTVSPLDGRERLYAMQRVAGLPLLVVVGEELDVALSGWYQRLWLLGGVFLLVACLGLLALRHYLRLRGLEVELRLRLAEREQARRSVQEREARLQALIGSIQDMIFVVDAEGRFVYVHALDPDQLAGDVDDLLQRHYRDVLSTDVSRQFDRALAELKASGEPVEIEYRVSLGGMPRIFQAVISPLAREGGAFSGVLAVVREVTRARATEAQLRIAAMAFETHLGMLITDDQGAILRVNETFTRITGYTESEVLGRNPRMLSSGRHDEAFYRALWESVRQTGSWQGEIWNRRKNGEVFPEWLTISAVRDEAGELTHYVATFSDITRRKAAEEEIHQLAFFDPLTGLPNRRLMLDRLEGVLKDSYRNGQFGALFYLDLDNFKQVNDTQGHLAGDQLLQQVALRLGEVLRATDTLARLGGDEFAVLLHDLGRDPARVAVVAERVAYKLLGVLRSPMRLEGVEVEMTASLGITLYRDHETTLEQILQQADMALFKAKEAGRDTLRFFDPAMQAQLQQRARLEADLRQALPRGEFRLHYQPQVGGDGRMTGVEALLRWAHPAHGMVSPGDFIPLAEENRLIVPIGGWVLETACRQLAAWAADPATAELTISVNVSPVQFREAGFAEQVLATLARTGAPPTRLKLEVTESLFVDDRDEARKTMLCLKEHGVTFSLDDFGTGYSSLSYLKRLPLDQLKIDQSFVRDLLEDEASAAIVASTIALSESLQLEVIAEGVETEAQRAWLMAQGCQAFQGYFFGRPGPVESLPLQA, from the coding sequence ATGAAGGATTTTCCCGGCCCGACCGGCGAGCGGCACCGCTGGACACGCTTGCAAGCCATCGGTATCTACCTGCTGACGCTGCTGACGCTGGCGGTCTTCCTGGCCTGGGTGCTCCTCGATCATCACCAGCGCGCCCTCGAGAGCGCGCGGGGTCGCACCGGGGGGCGGGCCGACCTCATGGCCGAATGGGTGGCCAGTACCTTCCATGCCAGCGAACATTCGCTCTCGAGCCTGGTGCATTTGCTCGAGACCCCTTTCAGCAGTGCGCTGTTGGCACGCCACGACAATGACTCGGCCCTCCAGGCGCTGCTTCGCCAGCACAGTAACCAATATCCCTTGATCGACGGTATCGGTATCGTCGATTTGGGAGGGAGGCTGCTGGCCTCTTCCAGCTCTATATTACCCCCCGGATTTGATGTCGCCGGTTCGCCCTATTTTCAGGCCTTCGAGCAGGATGACGACCTGCAGGAGTGGGTGTCCCCGCTCTACTGGTCGGCCCTGAACCAGGACTTCCTTATGGCGCAAGCCCGTCGCCTGGAATGGCTGGGCGGCAGCCCCCGTGGCCTGGTCGTGATGTGGCTAAACCCGGCCATCTTCGGCCAGGTTCTCGAGGGACTGGACATCACGCCAAGCGAGAGCATGGCCCTGATCGACACCGGCATGCGCCTGGTGGCTCGGCAGCCGGACTTCGACCCCGAGAGGATGGCCCGGGTGCCGGGGCTCGAGCTCCGTGAGCCATTGACCCGGGCCTTCCTCGACAGCGGCCAGGCCTCGACCACCCTGCGCACGGTCTCGCCGCTGGACGGCCGCGAACGCCTCTATGCCATGCAGCGCGTGGCGGGCCTGCCCCTGCTGGTGGTGGTCGGCGAGGAGCTCGACGTGGCCTTGAGCGGCTGGTACCAACGCCTGTGGCTGCTGGGCGGCGTCTTCCTGCTGGTCGCGTGCCTGGGCCTGCTGGCGCTGCGGCACTACCTCCGCCTGCGGGGGCTGGAGGTCGAGCTGCGCCTGCGGCTGGCCGAGCGGGAACAGGCCCGGCGCTCGGTGCAGGAGCGCGAGGCGCGGCTCCAGGCCCTGATCGGCTCGATCCAGGACATGATCTTCGTCGTCGATGCCGAGGGACGCTTCGTCTACGTCCATGCCCTGGACCCGGACCAGCTGGCCGGGGACGTCGACGACCTGCTGCAGCGTCACTACCGCGATGTCCTGTCGACGGACGTGTCGCGACAGTTCGACCGGGCCCTGGCGGAGCTCAAGGCCAGCGGCGAGCCAGTGGAGATCGAGTATCGCGTCTCCCTGGGCGGCATGCCGCGCATCTTCCAGGCGGTCATCAGCCCGCTGGCCCGGGAGGGAGGGGCCTTCAGCGGCGTGCTGGCCGTGGTGCGCGAGGTCACCCGCGCCCGTGCCACCGAGGCCCAGCTGCGCATCGCCGCCATGGCCTTCGAGACCCACCTGGGGATGCTGATCACCGATGACCAGGGCGCGATCCTCCGGGTCAACGAGACCTTCACGCGCATCACCGGCTACACGGAGTCGGAGGTGCTGGGGCGCAACCCCCGTATGCTCAGCTCCGGGCGTCACGACGAGGCCTTCTACCGGGCGCTCTGGGAGAGCGTGCGACAGACCGGCAGCTGGCAGGGCGAGATCTGGAACCGCCGCAAGAACGGCGAGGTCTTCCCCGAGTGGCTCACCATCAGCGCGGTGCGCGACGAGGCCGGTGAGCTGACCCACTACGTGGCCACCTTCAGCGACATCACCCGGCGCAAGGCGGCCGAGGAGGAGATCCACCAGCTCGCCTTCTTCGATCCCCTGACCGGGCTGCCGAACCGCCGCCTGATGCTGGATCGCCTGGAGGGCGTGCTGAAGGACAGCTACCGTAACGGCCAGTTCGGTGCCCTGTTCTACCTCGACCTGGACAACTTCAAGCAGGTCAACGATACCCAGGGTCACCTGGCCGGCGACCAGCTCCTGCAGCAGGTCGCCCTGCGGCTGGGCGAGGTGCTGCGCGCGACCGATACCCTGGCGCGGCTGGGTGGTGACGAGTTCGCCGTGCTGCTGCACGACCTCGGACGCGACCCGGCTCGGGTGGCGGTGGTGGCCGAGCGCGTCGCCTACAAGCTGCTTGGCGTGCTGCGCTCGCCGATGCGCCTGGAGGGCGTCGAGGTGGAGATGACCGCCAGCCTTGGGATCACGCTCTACCGCGACCACGAGACGACCCTGGAGCAGATCCTCCAGCAGGCCGACATGGCGCTGTTCAAGGCCAAGGAGGCGGGGCGCGATACCCTGCGCTTCTTCGACCCCGCCATGCAGGCACAGCTTCAGCAGCGTGCCCGGCTCGAGGCGGACCTGCGCCAGGCGCTGCCCCGGGGCGAGTTCCGGCTCCACTATCAGCCCCAGGTGGGGGGCGACGGGAGGATGACCGGGGTCGAGGCGCTGCTGCGCTGGGCGCATCCGGCGCATGGCATGGTATCGCCTGGCGACTTCATTCCCCTGGCCGAGGAGAACCGGTTGATCGTGCCCATCGGCGGCTGGGTGCTGGAGACCGCATGTCGTCAGCTGGCTGCCTGGGCCGCCGATCCTGCCACGGCCGAGCTGACGATCTCGGTCAATGTCAGCCCCGTGCAGTTTCGCGAGGCCGGGTTCGCCGAGCAAGTGCTGGCCACCCTGGCGCGCACTGGGGCACCACCCACACGACTCAAGCTCGAGGTGACCGAGAGCCTGTTCGTCGATGACCGCGACGAGGCCCGCAAGACCATGCTGTGTCTCAAGGAGCACGGCGTGACCTTCTCCCTGGACGACTTCGGCACCGGCTACTCCTCGCTCTCCTACCTCAAGCG